A genomic region of Stenotrophomonas sp. NA06056 contains the following coding sequences:
- a CDS encoding coproporphyrinogen III oxidase, with translation MSFHVDESEDTALQAALLRQPRHVLFPPADQFSTGFGESGWRAAVRASNEHLIPRGLTLGFQAGRGGRDAPPQAYLDTLLLALRLQAGVLAEDREVVAMVLQLGLAETLPPPQLGQLLDAVPQHLRTVARPQVEVRLDAGSALAPAQLRAVGCTRLNVIDRADAPGPTLLAQARQVGFTARYYQLRVPGSEDTGFIERLHEVLAEAPERILLPAPCALPEHPSAARWLQSWRLLRAAGYEPIGGDHYQRGDLPNPHGPGDGQRHCDLAGVPRRDRSDFIGLGLSACSQIGEVFYRLEDELGEWRARLQAGHMGVAAGLILSEDERLVAEVAQSIACDHALDAAAFEWRNDEPFEECFAEQLPALSPLLARGWAHWDTRVLRLAEEGRLLWRMMAACFRPAAAIA, from the coding sequence ATGAGCTTCCACGTTGACGAGAGCGAGGACACTGCGCTGCAGGCGGCATTGCTGCGGCAGCCCCGGCACGTGCTGTTTCCGCCGGCTGACCAGTTCAGTACCGGCTTTGGCGAAAGCGGGTGGCGCGCTGCCGTGCGCGCCAGCAACGAGCACCTGATCCCGCGTGGCCTGACGCTCGGATTCCAGGCCGGTCGTGGTGGACGCGATGCGCCACCGCAGGCATACCTGGACACGCTGCTGCTGGCGCTGCGCCTGCAGGCCGGCGTGCTGGCCGAGGATCGCGAAGTGGTGGCGATGGTGTTGCAGCTGGGGCTTGCCGAGACGCTGCCACCGCCACAGCTGGGCCAGCTGCTGGATGCGGTGCCGCAGCACCTGCGCACCGTGGCAAGGCCCCAAGTGGAGGTGCGGCTGGATGCGGGCAGCGCGTTGGCACCGGCGCAGCTGCGCGCGGTGGGCTGTACCCGTTTGAACGTGATCGATCGTGCCGATGCGCCGGGGCCGACCCTGCTGGCGCAGGCGCGACAGGTGGGCTTCACCGCGCGCTACTACCAGTTGCGGGTGCCTGGCAGCGAGGACACCGGCTTCATCGAACGACTGCATGAGGTACTGGCCGAAGCGCCCGAGCGTATCCTGCTGCCGGCGCCTTGCGCGCTGCCGGAGCATCCCTCGGCGGCACGATGGCTGCAGAGCTGGCGGCTGCTGCGCGCAGCGGGCTATGAACCGATCGGTGGCGATCACTATCAGCGTGGCGATCTGCCGAACCCGCATGGCCCGGGCGATGGCCAGCGCCATTGCGATCTTGCCGGCGTGCCGCGCCGCGACCGCAGTGATTTCATCGGCCTTGGCCTTTCCGCCTGCAGCCAGATCGGTGAGGTGTTCTACCGGCTGGAGGACGAACTGGGCGAATGGCGTGCGCGGCTGCAGGCGGGTCACATGGGCGTGGCTGCCGGGCTGATCCTGTCCGAGGACGAGCGGCTGGTGGCCGAAGTTGCGCAGAGCATCGCCTGCGACCACGCGCTCGATGCGGCCGCCTTCGAATGGCGCAACGATGAGCCGTTCGAGGAATGCTTCGCCGAACAGCTGCCGGCGCTGTCGCCGTTGCTGGCACGTGGCTGGGCGCATTGGGATACGCGCGTGCTGCGCCTGGCCGAAGAAGGGCGCCTGCTGTGGCGTATGATGGCTGCATGCTTCCGGCCGGCGGCCGCCATCGCTTGA
- a CDS encoding helix-turn-helix domain-containing protein, which translates to MSSNPPSHGRLGQATPNPAAADDGDALHFCSTCAFSDACMSQGYDKTALGDLHVLVDHVGPFHAGDYIFRAGESFDSIAAVRAGMVKTFVDDSQGNEQVLGFSLPGEVIGLNAIHGSRFPCNAVALDTVHLCRISFPKLSLLATRMPGLQAKLFSLLSAEIGKVATLAANHRTEERMAAFLLDMSERYARRGFSATRFNLTMARTEIANYLRMAPETASRVLRRLSDDGIIAVKQREILLLQPERLAALAVADESDPN; encoded by the coding sequence ATGTCTTCGAATCCGCCTTCGCACGGCCGCCTTGGACAGGCCACACCAAACCCCGCCGCCGCCGATGACGGTGACGCGCTTCACTTCTGCAGCACCTGCGCGTTTTCCGACGCGTGCATGTCGCAGGGCTACGACAAGACCGCGCTGGGCGATCTGCACGTGCTGGTCGACCACGTCGGTCCGTTCCATGCGGGTGACTACATCTTCCGCGCCGGTGAATCGTTCGATTCGATTGCTGCGGTGCGCGCCGGCATGGTCAAGACCTTCGTCGATGACAGCCAGGGCAACGAGCAGGTGCTGGGCTTCAGCCTGCCGGGCGAAGTGATCGGCCTGAATGCGATCCACGGTTCGCGCTTCCCCTGCAATGCGGTGGCGCTGGATACGGTGCACCTGTGCCGCATTTCGTTTCCCAAGCTGAGCCTGTTGGCCACGCGCATGCCGGGGCTGCAGGCCAAGCTGTTCAGCCTGCTCAGTGCGGAGATCGGCAAGGTCGCCACGCTGGCCGCCAATCACCGTACCGAAGAGCGCATGGCCGCATTCCTGCTGGACATGTCCGAGCGCTACGCGCGGCGCGGCTTCTCCGCCACGCGCTTCAACCTGACGATGGCGCGTACCGAGATCGCCAACTACCTGCGGATGGCGCCGGAAACCGCCAGCCGCGTGCTGCGCCGCCTGAGCGATGATGGGATCATCGCGGTGAAGCAGCGCGAGATCCTGCTGCTGCAGCCCGAGCGCCTGGCGGCGCTGGCGGTGGCCGACGAATCCGATCCGAACTGA
- the modA gene encoding molybdate ABC transporter substrate-binding protein: MKRAGLLLLGLLATVPAWAADLTVSAASSLTESFRELGTAYEKAHPGTKVDFNFAASGVLLQQISRGAPVDVFASADEATMDQAQQQDLLAAGTREVFAVNALWVVVPPQAKAAPRTLKDLAGAGVQRIALGNPDSVPVGRYAKGALEAAGLWPSVQGKTITTQNVRQSLDYVARGEVDAGFVYATDAQAMPDRVRRAFAVPVSGRIAYPLAVTKASAQPAEAKRFTAFVRSAQGQAILAKHGFGKP; this comes from the coding sequence ATGAAGCGAGCTGGACTGTTGTTGCTGGGACTGCTGGCCACGGTGCCGGCGTGGGCGGCCGACCTGACGGTGTCCGCGGCATCGAGCCTGACCGAGAGCTTCCGCGAACTGGGCACCGCCTATGAGAAGGCACACCCGGGAACCAAGGTCGATTTCAACTTCGCCGCGTCCGGCGTACTGCTGCAGCAGATCAGCCGCGGCGCGCCGGTGGATGTGTTCGCGTCGGCCGATGAAGCCACGATGGACCAGGCCCAGCAGCAGGATCTGCTGGCGGCCGGCACCCGCGAGGTGTTCGCGGTGAACGCGCTGTGGGTGGTGGTGCCGCCGCAGGCCAAGGCTGCGCCGCGAACCTTGAAGGACCTGGCCGGTGCCGGCGTGCAGCGCATCGCATTGGGCAACCCGGACAGCGTGCCGGTCGGACGCTATGCCAAGGGTGCGCTGGAAGCGGCAGGCCTGTGGCCGTCGGTGCAAGGCAAGACCATCACCACGCAGAACGTGCGCCAGTCGCTGGATTACGTGGCGCGCGGTGAAGTGGATGCCGGCTTCGTCTATGCCACCGATGCGCAGGCGATGCCCGACCGTGTGCGCCGTGCCTTCGCAGTACCTGTGTCGGGGCGCATTGCCTATCCGCTGGCGGTGACCAAGGCCAGTGCGCAGCCGGCTGAAGCCAAGCGCTTCACCGCCTTCGTGCGTTCGGCACAGGGCCAGGCGATCCTGGCCAAGCATGGGTTCGGCAAGCCCTGA